In Ignavibacteriota bacterium, a genomic segment contains:
- a CDS encoding SOS response-associated peptidase, giving the protein MCYNSSVVDDLPALQNEFPVFKSVKDKDAFDGIPFYNALRLQHLPIFGMREKELRAFKAMWWLIPHWSKSGKPESTSFNARIETIDSSRLFAPYFKASRCLFPVRAFFEYSPKEIVSITTSGKVKKVKQPYVFQMRDDMPFMMAGIFSVWINPNDGKELPSFAVITTTPNSILAPIHDRMPVILDRKYFELWLDRDFNETNVLKDLCTQPFPASKMKMNKVSAEYLYNRANNDVRCWEKAI; this is encoded by the coding sequence ATGTGCTATAATTCGTCCGTCGTGGACGATTTACCTGCTTTGCAAAACGAATTTCCTGTTTTCAAAAGTGTGAAAGATAAAGATGCGTTTGATGGTATTCCGTTTTACAATGCTTTGCGATTACAGCATCTTCCAATCTTCGGAATGCGAGAAAAGGAACTCCGTGCATTCAAGGCGATGTGGTGGCTCATTCCTCATTGGTCGAAAAGTGGGAAACCGGAAAGTACTTCCTTCAATGCAAGAATAGAGACGATTGATTCAAGCAGATTGTTTGCTCCTTACTTCAAAGCGAGCAGATGTCTGTTTCCTGTTCGTGCCTTCTTCGAATATTCCCCAAAAGAAATTGTTAGTATAACAACAAGCGGCAAAGTCAAGAAAGTAAAACAGCCCTACGTTTTCCAAATGAGGGACGATATGCCGTTTATGATGGCAGGTATTTTCAGCGTATGGATAAATCCGAACGATGGGAAGGAACTTCCGTCGTTTGCGGTTATCACTACAACACCAAATTCTATACTTGCACCGATTCATGACCGTATGCCGGTGATTTTGGATAGGAAATATTTTGAACTCTGGTTGGACAGAGACTTCAACGAGACAAATGTGTTAAAAGACCTTTGTACACAACCTTTTCCCGCATCAAAGATGAAGATGAACAAAGTTTCTGCCGAGTATTTGTATAACCGTGCTAACAATGATGTTCGGTGTTGGGAGAAAGCAATCTGA
- a CDS encoding DMT family transporter yields the protein MLFKTEKYLIIAGYTLVSIIWGSTWLGIKIGLESVPPFFGVALRFTVAFAILTVIFLFQKQRLPLTKNDIFLYLQLGVCSYSLPFALVYWGEQYIPSSLASILFAFYPFVVVLFSHFILHGEEINVYKILGITSGFIGLFLIFGTDFDISNANSHGMFAIICSVILQGLSLVLVKRHGKHISPVAMNVGGMLVGLPIMFTIAFASESFSAIRFDTKGILSILYLGTFGTVVTFVIYYWLLKRMQALFLSFISFITPILAVIFGKFVLDETLSPHIFSGAVLVLGGIVIANGKDIVNFFKSK from the coding sequence ATGTTGTTTAAAACAGAAAAGTATTTAATCATTGCCGGTTATACACTTGTCTCCATTATTTGGGGCTCAACATGGCTTGGAATAAAAATCGGGTTAGAAAGCGTGCCGCCGTTCTTTGGAGTGGCGCTTAGGTTTACTGTTGCGTTTGCAATTCTTACAGTAATTTTTCTCTTTCAAAAGCAACGACTGCCTCTTACTAAGAACGATATTTTTCTCTACCTCCAACTCGGCGTTTGTTCTTACAGTCTTCCGTTTGCACTTGTGTATTGGGGAGAGCAATATATTCCATCCAGTCTTGCCTCAATCTTGTTTGCGTTTTATCCGTTTGTCGTTGTATTGTTCTCGCATTTCATTCTGCATGGAGAAGAAATCAACGTTTATAAAATTCTGGGCATCACATCCGGTTTTATTGGTTTGTTTCTGATATTCGGAACTGACTTTGATATAAGCAATGCAAATTCACATGGCATGTTTGCAATTATCTGCAGTGTTATTCTGCAAGGTCTTTCCCTCGTCTTAGTAAAACGACACGGCAAACACATATCGCCTGTTGCGATGAATGTAGGAGGGATGCTCGTCGGTTTACCGATTATGTTTACTATCGCATTTGCATCCGAGTCTTTCTCAGCCATTCGTTTTGACACCAAAGGCATTCTTTCCATTCTTTATCTTGGCACGTTCGGAACGGTTGTAACATTTGTTATTTACTATTGGCTGTTAAAACGGATGCAGGCGTTGTTTCTTTCATTCATTTCATTTATTACACCGATTCTTGCAGTTATTTTCGGTAAATTTGTGCTTGATGAAACTCTCTCTCCTCACATCTTCTCCGGAGCCGTCTTAGTACTCGGTGGAATAGTGATAGCGAACGGAAAAGATATAGTCAATTTCTTCAAATCTAAATAG
- a CDS encoding DUF1015 domain-containing protein — MPELQPFTAILYNTKKVILSDVVAPPYDVISQQQQNDLYSRNAYNIVRLILGKEENRYTSAAQFYNRWREENVLTDDDVPALYVLTQTYMVADGKQVTRRGFIAACRLEELGKGSIFPHEKTLSKPKEDRLKLFNATEAMFSQIFSIYSDPKFMLNDVLYSITSTRAQLEVEFENVLNRVWKVTDMNNIQKVSEYFRTSNVLIADGHHRYETAFAFMNSRKESNAKHCGTEAYNFVPMFFTNMNDPGLVILPTHRIVHSLNDFDISSFMQKLEQYFHVTIYSNQNQILKNLPLRRHNFGMVLPTALGFLLLELKSTSVLHELKIPPVVANLDVTILHTLILGHILGITPEAQEQKLNLDYEKDSQQAIDAVRDGRAQIAFILNPTPIEQVKEVAEAGFVLPQKSTYFFPKLLSGLVNYSFSNEL; from the coding sequence ATGCCTGAACTACAACCATTCACAGCAATTCTGTACAACACAAAAAAAGTTATTCTTTCCGATGTTGTCGCTCCGCCGTATGATGTTATCTCACAACAACAACAAAACGATCTCTACAGCCGAAATGCCTACAATATTGTCAGGCTAATTCTCGGAAAAGAAGAGAATCGCTACACATCTGCCGCACAATTCTATAATCGTTGGAGAGAAGAAAATGTTCTTACCGATGATGACGTACCGGCATTGTATGTACTGACACAGACGTACATGGTTGCCGATGGAAAGCAAGTAACACGTCGCGGATTTATCGCCGCATGCCGACTTGAAGAGCTCGGGAAGGGTTCAATCTTTCCACACGAGAAGACACTTTCAAAACCAAAGGAAGACAGACTGAAACTCTTCAATGCAACCGAGGCAATGTTCAGTCAAATCTTTTCTATTTACAGCGACCCCAAGTTCATGTTAAATGACGTACTATATTCTATCACTTCAACTCGTGCGCAACTTGAAGTTGAATTCGAAAATGTCCTGAACAGAGTTTGGAAAGTAACTGATATGAACAACATTCAGAAAGTTTCTGAATACTTTCGTACAAGCAATGTTTTGATAGCAGATGGTCATCATAGGTACGAGACGGCATTTGCGTTCATGAATTCACGAAAGGAATCGAACGCTAAACATTGTGGAACCGAAGCGTATAATTTTGTCCCAATGTTCTTCACTAACATGAATGACCCCGGACTTGTCATTCTTCCAACGCATCGAATCGTTCATAGTCTGAATGATTTCGATATCAGTTCATTTATGCAAAAGTTAGAGCAGTATTTCCACGTAACGATTTATTCCAACCAGAATCAGATATTAAAAAATCTTCCGTTACGAAGACATAATTTTGGAATGGTTCTACCGACAGCGCTTGGTTTCCTTCTGCTTGAACTCAAATCAACTTCAGTTCTCCACGAATTAAAGATACCACCCGTTGTTGCAAATCTTGATGTAACGATACTTCACACATTAATCCTGGGACACATTCTCGGAATTACACCCGAAGCACAAGAACAAAAACTTAATCTCGACTACGAAAAAGATTCTCAGCAGGCAATTGATGCAGTACGGGATGGACGCGCACAAATCGCCTTCATTCTCAACCCTACTCCCATCGAACAGGTAAAGGAAGTTGCTGAAGCAGGATTTGTTCTACCGCAAAAGTCAACATACTTTTTCCCAAAACTTCTTTCCGGTCTCGTCAATTACTCATTCTCGAATGAACTGTAA
- the era gene encoding GTPase Era, which produces MDEITPQSTNSVKEFRAGFVAIIGEPNVGKSTLMNSLIGQKISIVTPKPQTTRHKVLGIFTNEESQVIFLDTPGLLKPKYRLQEAMMNSARAAMNDADLVLVMIDAVRAKNSSAKEHELEFQLLQSITKSAYLLINKIDAVEKQDLLPVIAEFSAHYPFKEVFPISALNNQGTSELLATIAKELPVHPPFYPSDSISEQSERFFVSEIIREKIFEKYREEIPYSTTVDIVQFKEEKGSKDEIHAEIYVERDSQKGILIGKKGLALKEIGQLARKDIEQLLGRPVFLKLFVKVRKNWREDDNWLKRLGYSE; this is translated from the coding sequence ATGGATGAAATTACACCACAAAGTACAAACTCTGTAAAAGAATTCAGAGCGGGTTTTGTTGCAATCATCGGAGAGCCGAACGTCGGAAAATCCACATTGATGAATTCGCTCATCGGTCAGAAGATATCCATTGTCACTCCGAAACCGCAAACGACACGACACAAAGTTCTTGGTATCTTCACCAATGAAGAATCTCAGGTAATATTTCTTGACACACCTGGATTATTGAAACCCAAATACAGATTGCAGGAAGCAATGATGAATTCCGCACGTGCCGCTATGAATGATGCAGACCTTGTTCTGGTAATGATTGATGCTGTTCGAGCGAAAAATTCCTCTGCCAAAGAGCATGAACTTGAATTTCAATTATTGCAAAGTATCACTAAATCTGCGTATCTTCTCATCAACAAAATTGACGCAGTTGAGAAACAGGATTTGCTTCCGGTGATTGCAGAGTTTTCGGCACACTATCCTTTCAAGGAAGTATTTCCGATTTCAGCGTTGAACAATCAAGGAACGAGTGAGTTACTTGCTACGATAGCAAAAGAACTTCCTGTTCATCCGCCTTTTTATCCGTCAGATTCAATCAGTGAACAGTCGGAACGGTTCTTTGTCAGCGAAATTATCAGAGAAAAAATCTTCGAAAAGTACCGTGAAGAAATTCCTTACTCAACCACTGTGGATATTGTTCAATTCAAAGAAGAGAAGGGAAGCAAAGATGAAATTCATGCCGAAATTTATGTTGAACGGGATTCTCAAAAAGGAATTCTTATCGGCAAAAAAGGACTTGCCCTAAAAGAAATCGGACAACTTGCACGAAAAGATATTGAGCAACTTCTCGGTCGCCCGGTGTTTCTCAAACTCTTTGTCAAGGTCAGGAAAAATTGGAGAGAAGATGATAATTGGCTGAAAAGACTTGGTTATTCTGAATAA
- a CDS encoding DUF2442 domain-containing protein: MVNRNKFHQVNKVRFVNDEMKIEIDGREYSYFLKNISQVLYKAPQILREKYEVDPYGYGIHWPLLDEDLSIDGLLGIKHYPPTITIKQHA; encoded by the coding sequence ATGGTCAACAGAAATAAGTTTCATCAGGTAAATAAGGTACGATTCGTCAATGATGAAATGAAGATAGAAATTGATGGAAGGGAGTACAGTTATTTTCTGAAAAATATTTCTCAAGTTTTATATAAAGCTCCACAGATACTACGCGAAAAATATGAAGTTGACCCTTATGGTTACGGCATCCATTGGCCACTTCTTGATGAAGACTTGTCAATTGATGGTTTGCTCGGGATAAAACATTATCCTCCAACCATTACCATCAAACAACACGCTTAA
- the secA gene encoding preprotein translocase subunit SecA has product MFKFLSKLFPSKSDKDVQRLDPFIDVINEQFVKLNSLSDDELRGKTAEFRQRIKDATKEFEDEIAQLHEQLKSNTELTFTEREEVFDQIAELKKSIDTATKEALDELLPEAFAVVKDTCRRLCGKTFDLLGHKIVWDMVPFDVQLMGGVALHEGRIAEMATGEGKTLVATLPLYLNALPGRGVHLVTVNDYLAKRDSEWMGKIFEFLGLTVGCIQSSMDPYQRKPFYDCDITYGTNNEFGFDYLRDNMVLSSDYLVQREHYFAIVDEVDSVLIDEARTPLIISGPVQNDDQRFAEMKPRVERLVNSQKTFITKIVSDAEKLMEEGKNQEAGVLLLRAHRGLPKHPRLSKVFSEPSNKKLMQDTEIEYMRDQSRRMHEIDDELFYAIDERDHSINLTEKGRTLLAGTGQDKDFFLLPDIGTEVATIENDSTLNEEDKQRKKDELNLLYAERSDRIHTVTQLLRAYSLYEKDDEYVVTDDGKVQIVDEFTGRLLPGRRYSDGLHQAIEAKEGVKVERDTQTLATVTLQNYFRQYKKLAGMTGTAETEASEFFEIYKLDVVVIPTNQDMIRDDQDDVVYKTKREKYNAVIDDIQAMRKLNRPVLVGTTSVEVSETLSRMLKRTGVPHNVLNAKQHQREAEIVAHAGLPGAITIATNMAGRGTDIKLGPGVADAGGLHIIGTERHESRRIDRQLRGRAGRQGDPGSSKFYLSLEDDLMRLFGSDRIAGIMERLGLKEGDVIQHPMITRSVQRAQKKVEENNFAIRKRLLEYDNVMNQQREIIYQKRRHALLGVQLREDILEMLQEYVDALVTKHFEQGEIEPLKEALRTNFLIDYNIPPERWQTIGKDGVKDEVFKAAIDFYKRKESRLGSENMATLEKMVVLQVIDEKWKDHLREMDDMKEGIHLRAYGQKDPLIEYKSEAFRMFSELLDLITSETLNLLFKFNPPVMQQELVIPARRSRAPRTQQMTLTHDSSIGMGFQGSQGSLDVQESAGEPAVAGQPQKQQKIQPIHVEEKVGRNDPCPCGSGKKFKQCHGK; this is encoded by the coding sequence ATGTTTAAGTTCTTATCAAAATTATTTCCAAGCAAATCTGACAAAGATGTTCAACGGCTCGACCCGTTTATTGATGTAATTAATGAGCAATTTGTGAAACTCAACTCTTTGAGTGATGATGAACTGCGGGGCAAAACTGCAGAGTTTCGTCAACGCATCAAGGATGCTACAAAAGAATTCGAGGATGAGATTGCTCAACTTCATGAGCAACTTAAATCAAATACTGAGTTGACATTTACTGAGCGAGAAGAAGTTTTCGACCAAATCGCAGAACTGAAGAAATCCATTGATACTGCAACGAAAGAAGCATTGGATGAACTTCTCCCTGAGGCATTTGCAGTTGTAAAAGACACGTGTCGTCGGTTGTGTGGAAAGACATTCGATTTACTCGGGCATAAAATTGTTTGGGATATGGTTCCATTCGATGTTCAATTAATGGGCGGGGTCGCACTTCACGAAGGGAGAATTGCTGAAATGGCGACTGGAGAAGGAAAAACTCTTGTTGCTACATTGCCGCTGTATTTGAATGCGTTACCCGGACGGGGCGTTCATCTTGTGACTGTCAATGATTATCTTGCTAAGCGCGACAGCGAGTGGATGGGAAAAATCTTTGAGTTCCTTGGATTGACAGTCGGATGTATTCAATCTTCGATGGACCCGTATCAGCGCAAACCGTTTTATGACTGTGACATCACCTACGGGACGAACAACGAGTTTGGTTTCGATTACCTACGCGATAATATGGTGCTTTCATCCGATTATCTCGTTCAGCGAGAACATTACTTTGCAATCGTTGACGAAGTTGACTCTGTTTTGATTGACGAAGCAAGAACACCACTCATCATCAGCGGTCCAGTTCAAAACGATGACCAGCGATTTGCAGAAATGAAGCCGCGAGTGGAACGCTTGGTGAATTCTCAGAAGACATTCATTACGAAAATAGTTTCTGATGCTGAGAAATTGATGGAGGAGGGAAAGAACCAGGAAGCAGGCGTTTTGCTTTTACGAGCACATCGTGGTTTACCGAAACATCCGCGACTAAGCAAAGTCTTCTCAGAGCCCTCAAATAAAAAACTCATGCAAGATACGGAAATTGAATACATGCGTGACCAATCGAGACGCATGCATGAGATTGACGATGAACTGTTTTATGCAATTGATGAACGGGACCATTCAATTAATCTGACCGAAAAAGGAAGAACACTCTTAGCAGGGACGGGACAGGATAAAGATTTCTTTTTACTTCCTGATATCGGGACAGAAGTGGCAACAATCGAAAACGATTCTACGCTGAATGAGGAGGATAAGCAACGAAAGAAAGATGAATTGAATTTATTGTATGCTGAACGGAGCGATAGAATTCATACTGTAACGCAACTGCTACGCGCGTATTCGTTGTATGAGAAAGATGATGAGTACGTTGTCACCGATGATGGAAAGGTACAAATCGTTGACGAGTTTACAGGGCGTCTGCTTCCAGGCCGTCGTTACTCCGATGGATTACATCAGGCAATTGAAGCCAAAGAAGGAGTGAAGGTTGAGCGAGATACACAAACCCTTGCAACCGTAACGCTCCAGAATTATTTCAGACAATACAAGAAATTAGCAGGGATGACCGGAACGGCGGAAACTGAGGCATCAGAATTTTTTGAAATCTATAAACTTGATGTAGTTGTTATTCCAACGAATCAAGATATGATTCGAGATGACCAGGATGATGTTGTGTACAAAACGAAACGTGAAAAATATAATGCAGTTATTGATGATATTCAGGCGATGAGAAAACTGAACCGACCTGTGCTGGTCGGAACAACAAGTGTTGAAGTTTCAGAAACATTAAGCAGAATGTTGAAACGCACCGGAGTACCTCATAATGTTTTGAACGCGAAACAACATCAACGCGAAGCGGAAATTGTTGCACATGCCGGACTTCCCGGAGCAATTACAATTGCAACAAACATGGCAGGTCGCGGAACAGATATTAAACTGGGACCGGGCGTTGCAGATGCCGGGGGTCTGCACATCATCGGAACAGAGCGACATGAATCGAGACGAATTGACAGGCAGTTGCGCGGTCGTGCCGGTCGTCAGGGAGACCCCGGCTCATCCAAATTTTATTTATCGCTTGAAGATGATTTGATGCGTCTGTTCGGCAGCGATAGAATTGCAGGAATCATGGAGCGACTTGGATTGAAAGAAGGGGACGTCATTCAGCACCCGATGATTACTCGTTCGGTACAACGCGCGCAAAAGAAAGTTGAAGAGAATAACTTTGCAATTCGTAAACGGTTGCTTGAGTATGATAACGTGATGAATCAACAAAGAGAAATCATTTATCAAAAACGCCGTCATGCTTTGCTCGGAGTTCAACTTCGTGAAGATATTTTAGAGATGCTTCAAGAGTACGTTGATGCACTTGTAACAAAGCATTTCGAACAAGGAGAAATTGAGCCACTCAAAGAGGCATTGCGAACAAACTTCCTTATTGATTACAACATTCCACCAGAACGATGGCAAACAATCGGGAAAGATGGTGTTAAAGATGAAGTATTCAAAGCCGCGATTGATTTTTATAAACGGAAAGAATCCCGGCTCGGTTCAGAAAACATGGCAACATTAGAAAAGATGGTTGTCCTTCAAGTGATTGATGAAAAATGGAAAGACCATCTCCGGGAAATGGATGATATGAAAGAAGGAATTCATCTCCGTGCATATGGTCAGAAAGACCCGCTTATTGAATACAAATCAGAGGCATTCAGAATGTTTTCTGAATTACTTGATTTGATTACAAGCGAAACGCTGAACTTACTCTTCAAATTTAATCCACCTGTGATGCAACAGGAGCTCGTTATACCGGCACGAAGAAGCAGAGCGCCGCGAACACAGCAAATGACGTTGACCCACGATTCTTCAATCGGGATGGGTTTCCAAGGTTCTCAGGGTTCGTTAGACGTTCAGGAATCAGCGGGCGAACCTGCAGTCGCAGGACAACCTCAAAAACAACAAAAGATACAGCCGATTCATGTCGAAGAAAAAGTCGGCAGGAATGACCCTTGTCCCTGCGGAAGTGGAAAAAAGTTTAAGCAGTGTCATGGGAAGTAG
- the dacB gene encoding D-alanyl-D-alanine carboxypeptidase/D-alanyl-D-alanine-endopeptidase encodes MTNYPKIFSALLSLLLAVSITVSHSQTKEEIECIATIDSLLDDSLFAPSFLGLKIVSLRDGRTIYSKNCHKLFHPASTMKLLTTSASLEVFDSVYEFSTVVSYDGKINNGNLNGNIFIKGNGDPLFSVKDIDSIVERIKRIGITSISGNIIGDVTSMDEVYWGKGWMWDDEPEYYQAFITPLTINGNFVTVKCSAGKNDGDILSVKVEPSTTFLQIINNGSTSSDSTLPFVQATRLQKSNIITVNGRMATTDSTTEFQISVWQPELWLLDLLRDRLSANRIAVQGICKLDTITSSQQISKITHPIDSVLHFINKPSDNLASELLLKTIGKQKYGEPGTTKKGLNVILEHLHSLGVDTSSLILADGSGLSFYNQISPDALVKILEHQYRSKTFKRFYECLPTAGVDGTLKNRLKGTKAEGNLRAKTGTISSVSSLSGYVTTDDNTLLAFSFMSNHYPKQLRDLRKLQDTIIELLANTKLK; translated from the coding sequence ATGACCAATTACCCAAAAATATTTTCCGCGTTGTTGTCACTGCTTTTGGCAGTGAGTATAACTGTTTCCCATTCTCAAACTAAAGAAGAAATAGAGTGTATAGCAACGATTGATAGTTTGTTGGATGATTCTCTTTTTGCACCGTCGTTTCTCGGATTAAAAATAGTTTCTCTTCGGGATGGTCGAACTATTTATTCAAAAAACTGCCATAAACTTTTTCATCCGGCGTCAACTATGAAGTTACTGACAACTTCCGCTTCGTTGGAAGTATTTGATTCTGTTTATGAGTTTTCTACAGTTGTTTCGTACGATGGCAAAATTAACAATGGTAACTTGAATGGAAATATCTTCATCAAAGGGAACGGCGACCCACTTTTTTCTGTGAAGGATATTGATTCAATCGTAGAACGAATCAAGCGTATTGGAATTACTTCTATCTCTGGAAATATCATCGGCGATGTAACCTCGATGGATGAAGTATATTGGGGCAAAGGTTGGATGTGGGACGATGAACCCGAATATTATCAAGCATTCATTACACCATTAACAATCAACGGAAATTTTGTTACAGTAAAGTGTTCTGCCGGTAAGAATGATGGTGATATTTTATCAGTCAAGGTTGAACCATCGACTACTTTTTTACAAATCATCAACAACGGAAGTACCTCTTCTGATTCAACTCTACCGTTCGTTCAGGCAACGAGACTACAAAAAAGTAATATCATTACAGTTAATGGGCGAATGGCTACAACCGACTCTACAACTGAATTTCAAATTAGTGTTTGGCAACCGGAGTTGTGGTTGCTTGATTTGCTAAGAGATAGATTGAGTGCGAATCGTATTGCCGTTCAAGGAATCTGTAAACTTGATACGATTACATCCTCCCAACAAATAAGTAAAATTACTCATCCGATTGACTCTGTCCTTCATTTCATCAACAAGCCGAGTGATAACTTAGCTTCTGAATTGCTCTTGAAAACCATTGGAAAACAAAAGTACGGAGAACCGGGCACTACAAAGAAAGGATTGAATGTCATCCTAGAACATTTGCATTCACTTGGTGTTGATACTTCCTCACTGATTCTTGCAGATGGTTCCGGACTTTCGTTCTATAATCAGATTTCTCCCGACGCATTAGTTAAGATTCTTGAACATCAGTATCGCTCAAAAACTTTCAAACGATTCTATGAATGTTTACCAACCGCAGGAGTTGATGGAACACTCAAAAATCGTTTGAAAGGGACAAAAGCAGAAGGAAATCTCCGTGCGAAAACCGGAACAATTTCAAGCGTAAGTTCTCTGAGCGGATACGTTACTACCGATGATAATACATTACTCGCGTTCAGTTTCATGAGTAATCATTACCCGAAACAACTCCGTGACCTGAGAAAATTACAGGATACAATCATTGAACTCCTTGCTAATACAAAACTGAAATAA
- a CDS encoding M28 family peptidase produces MKHTLSTLIFLLLLSCSKEQPKQQVQTIPPQPEKKQIVQVKTPEFDKQKAFDYLVAQTSFGPRNVGSAGHQRCLNYLYSELNSYADTVWKQNFTERGYNEMLSMTNLFASFNPKASKRILFLAHWDTRPWADQDKDPANHNKPIIGANDGASGVAVLLEIGRLLKSSPPPVGVDILFVDGEDYGKEGDSHLYLLGSKYFAKNQPLNYSPVFGVLLDMIGDKELEIKKERFSLLYAPDIIELVWSTANSLGISFFSDAIERNVGSDDHIPLNEVGIKTIDLIDFSYPNLTTNYWHTTEDTPDKCSPESLDAVGRVLLQIIFSQTP; encoded by the coding sequence ATGAAACACACACTCTCTACACTCATTTTTTTGCTATTACTCTCCTGCTCGAAAGAACAACCGAAGCAGCAAGTTCAAACAATTCCACCTCAGCCTGAAAAGAAACAAATCGTACAGGTAAAAACACCCGAATTCGATAAGCAGAAGGCGTTTGATTATCTCGTTGCTCAAACGTCGTTCGGTCCCCGGAATGTTGGTTCTGCAGGTCATCAGCGTTGCCTGAATTATTTGTATTCCGAATTGAACAGTTATGCTGATACAGTTTGGAAACAAAACTTCACGGAACGAGGCTATAACGAAATGTTGAGTATGACGAATCTCTTCGCTTCTTTTAATCCGAAAGCAAGCAAACGTATTTTGTTCCTTGCTCATTGGGATACTAGACCCTGGGCAGACCAGGATAAAGACCCGGCAAATCATAACAAACCAATTATTGGTGCGAATGACGGAGCAAGTGGAGTTGCAGTCTTGCTTGAAATTGGGCGACTTCTGAAATCTTCTCCTCCACCTGTTGGGGTTGATATTCTTTTTGTTGATGGTGAAGATTACGGGAAAGAAGGAGATTCTCATCTCTATCTTCTTGGCTCAAAATATTTTGCAAAAAATCAGCCGCTCAATTACTCACCAGTGTTCGGGGTTTTACTTGATATGATTGGAGATAAAGAGTTAGAAATCAAGAAAGAACGTTTTTCACTTCTCTACGCCCCAGATATTATTGAGTTGGTTTGGTCAACAGCTAACTCTCTTGGCATCAGCTTTTTTTCGGATGCTATTGAACGAAACGTTGGTTCAGACGACCATATTCCACTGAACGAAGTCGGCATTAAGACAATTGATTTAATTGACTTCAGTTATCCGAATCTCACTACAAACTATTGGCACACAACAGAAGATACACCGGATAAATGTAGCCCTGAAAGTCTTGATGCTGTGGGGAGAGTTTTGCTTCAAATAATTTTTTCACAAACACCATAA
- the prmA gene encoding 50S ribosomal protein L11 methyltransferase has translation MTKKLFLEVSVSASPSQQELLLPTLLELGSQGFLETESELKSYFDVTSFDELKSDAFKTELKKLVREISSNAVLSYKTFQEENWNEQWEQTIQPIEIGNRLVIKPSWSDYQNVHNRIVICIDPKMSFGTGYHETTRLTLLLLTKYLKQNSTILDVGTGTGVLAIAGIKLGAISAVGIDIDEWSIDNAKENVVLNNVHTVVQIQQNEIQDLPLTTFDIITANLTLNTNIDLMKYFQSFLSNNGILLLSGLLLVDRTKMIESLLNNQFEVLEELTENEWLAIAARKVL, from the coding sequence TTGACGAAGAAACTATTCCTTGAAGTATCGGTAAGCGCTTCTCCCTCACAACAAGAGCTCCTACTCCCCACGTTACTCGAACTAGGTTCACAAGGTTTTCTTGAAACTGAAAGTGAACTCAAAAGTTACTTCGACGTGACCTCATTCGACGAACTGAAGTCGGACGCATTCAAAACAGAATTGAAAAAACTTGTACGGGAAATTTCCTCAAATGCAGTTCTCTCTTATAAAACATTCCAAGAGGAAAATTGGAATGAACAGTGGGAACAAACAATTCAACCAATCGAAATAGGAAACCGTTTAGTCATCAAACCCTCATGGTCTGATTATCAAAACGTTCACAACAGAATCGTAATATGTATAGACCCGAAAATGTCCTTTGGCACCGGCTATCATGAAACGACACGACTTACCCTCCTGCTACTTACGAAGTATCTCAAGCAAAATTCCACAATACTTGATGTTGGAACGGGAACAGGAGTTCTTGCAATTGCAGGGATTAAATTGGGAGCAATATCAGCGGTTGGGATAGATATTGATGAATGGTCAATTGATAATGCAAAAGAAAATGTAGTTCTGAATAATGTTCATACTGTAGTTCAAATTCAACAAAATGAAATTCAGGATTTACCATTAACTACTTTTGATATTATTACAGCAAATCTAACCTTAAATACTAATATTGATTTGATGAAATATTTTCAATCTTTTTTATCTAACAATGGAATTTTGTTGCTTTCAGGATTATTACTGGTTGATAGAACAAAGATGATTGAATCATTACTCAATAATCAGTTTGAGGTACTTGAAGAGTTAACCGAAAACGAATGGCTTGCTATCGCGGCGAGAAAGGTACTATGA